Proteins co-encoded in one Burkholderia ambifaria AMMD genomic window:
- a CDS encoding acetylornithine transaminase gives MPLNDYPIDSLMYITNRPDIVFTHGKGSWLYDHTGKRYLDFIQGWAVNSLGHCNDGVVEALKTQAEKLLNPSPAFYNEPMAKLAGLLTQHSVFDKVFFTNSGAEANEGAIKLARKWGRKFRNGAYEIITFDHSFHGRTLATMSASGKPGWDTIYAPQVPGFPKAELNNINSVEKLITDKTVAVMLEPIQGEGGVIPATPEFMRELRALTKQHNLLLIVDEVQSGCGRAGTLFAYELSDIEPDIMTLGKGIGSGVPLAALLSKADVAVFEAGDQGGTYNGNPLMTAAGYSVISQLVAPGFLEGVRARGEYLKRKLLELSEERGFEGERGEGLLRALLLGKDIGPQIVEKARDMQPDGLLLNAARPNLLRFMPALTVTTEEIDQMMAMLRSILDTL, from the coding sequence ATGCCCCTGAACGATTACCCGATCGACTCGCTGATGTACATCACGAACCGCCCCGACATCGTGTTTACGCACGGCAAGGGTTCGTGGCTCTACGATCACACGGGCAAGCGCTATCTGGACTTCATCCAGGGTTGGGCCGTCAACAGCCTCGGCCACTGCAACGACGGCGTCGTCGAAGCGCTGAAGACCCAGGCGGAAAAGCTGCTGAACCCGTCACCGGCGTTCTACAACGAGCCGATGGCGAAGCTCGCGGGGCTGCTCACGCAGCACAGCGTATTCGACAAGGTGTTCTTCACGAACAGCGGCGCCGAGGCCAATGAAGGCGCGATCAAGCTCGCGCGCAAGTGGGGCCGCAAGTTCCGCAACGGCGCGTACGAGATCATCACGTTCGACCACAGCTTCCACGGCCGCACGCTCGCGACGATGTCGGCCAGCGGCAAGCCGGGCTGGGACACCATCTACGCGCCGCAGGTGCCGGGCTTCCCGAAGGCCGAACTGAACAACATCAACTCGGTCGAGAAGCTGATCACCGACAAGACCGTCGCGGTGATGCTCGAGCCGATCCAGGGCGAAGGCGGCGTGATTCCGGCGACGCCCGAGTTCATGCGCGAGCTGCGCGCGCTGACGAAGCAGCACAACCTGCTGCTGATCGTCGACGAAGTGCAGAGCGGCTGCGGCCGCGCGGGCACGCTGTTCGCGTATGAGCTGTCCGACATCGAGCCGGACATCATGACGCTCGGCAAGGGCATCGGCAGCGGCGTGCCGCTCGCGGCGCTGCTGTCGAAGGCCGACGTCGCGGTATTCGAGGCCGGCGATCAGGGCGGCACGTACAACGGCAACCCGCTGATGACGGCGGCCGGCTATTCGGTGATCTCGCAACTCGTCGCACCCGGCTTCCTCGAAGGCGTGCGGGCGCGCGGCGAATACCTGAAGCGCAAGCTGCTCGAACTGTCGGAGGAGCGCGGCTTCGAGGGCGAGCGCGGCGAAGGGCTGCTGCGCGCGCTGCTGCTCGGCAAGGACATCGGCCCGCAGATCGTCGAGAAGGCGCGCGACATGCAGCCCGACGGCCTGCTGCTGAACGCGGCGCGCCCGAACCTGCTGCGCTTCATGCCCGCGCTGACCGTGACGACCGAGGAAATCGACCAGATGATGGCGATGCTGCGGTCGATCCTCGACACGCTCTAA
- a CDS encoding GNAT family acetyltransferase, which produces MDAAADTVADAIAIRPFERADTDAVLAVWRDAFPQYDEAGAPPHRDPLRSIELKLATQPELFFVATCGARVVGTLMAGFDGHRGWLYSFGVSNDARRLGIGRALIAHAERALAARGCLKINLQVLPGNDDACRFYAALGYRVEERISFGKTLPAA; this is translated from the coding sequence ATGGATGCCGCCGCCGATACTGTCGCCGATGCTATTGCCATCCGCCCGTTCGAACGCGCCGACACCGATGCCGTGCTGGCCGTCTGGCGCGACGCCTTCCCGCAGTACGACGAAGCCGGCGCGCCGCCGCACCGCGATCCGCTGCGATCGATCGAGCTGAAGCTCGCGACGCAGCCGGAGCTGTTCTTCGTCGCGACCTGCGGCGCGCGGGTGGTCGGCACGCTGATGGCGGGTTTCGACGGACATCGCGGCTGGCTCTACTCGTTCGGTGTGTCGAACGACGCGCGGCGACTCGGCATCGGCCGCGCGCTGATCGCGCATGCGGAACGCGCGCTCGCCGCGCGCGGCTGCCTGAAGATCAATCTGCAGGTGCTGCCCGGCAACGACGATGCGTGCCGCTTCTATGCGGCGCTCGGCTATCGCGTCGAGGAACGCATCTCGTTCGGCAAGACGCTGCCGGCCGCCTGA
- a CDS encoding DUF2278 family protein — protein MSLDYGFVKAKVTSVAKLKGSPHGSEIQYHIHLTLALPTGDWDVAINVGTNDADDLLNYKLVYDFHHPVTATLAAAAEGYTDLTGQTALPALDYLRSDILNETGAWRASAVMDGTESAEPIPSLLRLVNAAQSQELDVVVFGRTYAQGNGIHDTHMNQGSTGSNYLHRAGNDHNDHNDVWQDGALIVRVSDTQWAAYFAAFEKQAVPTDALGNPLPDAGPITR, from the coding sequence ATGAGTCTGGACTACGGTTTCGTGAAGGCGAAGGTGACGTCGGTGGCGAAGCTCAAGGGCTCGCCGCACGGCAGCGAGATCCAGTATCACATTCACCTGACGCTCGCGTTGCCGACGGGCGACTGGGACGTCGCGATCAACGTCGGCACCAACGACGCGGACGACCTTTTGAACTACAAGCTCGTCTACGATTTCCATCATCCGGTCACGGCGACGCTCGCGGCCGCGGCCGAAGGCTATACGGATCTCACCGGGCAAACGGCGCTGCCGGCGCTCGACTATCTGCGCAGCGACATCCTGAACGAGACGGGCGCATGGCGTGCCAGCGCCGTCATGGACGGCACCGAGAGCGCGGAGCCGATTCCGTCGCTGCTGCGGCTCGTCAACGCCGCGCAGTCGCAGGAGCTCGACGTCGTCGTGTTCGGCCGCACGTATGCGCAAGGCAACGGCATCCACGACACGCACATGAACCAGGGTTCGACGGGCTCGAACTACCTGCACCGCGCGGGCAACGACCACAACGATCACAACGACGTGTGGCAGGACGGCGCGTTGATCGTGCGCGTGAGCGACACGCAATGGGCCGCGTATTTCGCGGCGTTCGAGAAGCAGGCCGTGCCGACCGACGCGCTCGGCAATCCGCTGCCGGACGCGGGGCCGATCACGCGCTGA
- a CDS encoding ABC transporter ATP-binding protein: protein MAAAMLKIKGLQVNYGGIQAVKGVDMEVRQGELVTLIGANGAGKTTTMKAITGLKPYSAGDIEYDGKSIKGVPSHELLKRGLAMVPEGRGIFARMSIIENMQMGAYLRNDNEQIKKDVDRMFGFFPRLKERATQLAGTLSGGEQQMLAMSRAILSKPKLLLLDEPSMGLSPIMVEKIFEVVREISKEGITVLLVEQNARLALQAADRGYVMDSGTVTMEGDAKKMLDDPKVRAAYLGE, encoded by the coding sequence ATGGCAGCGGCAATGTTGAAAATCAAGGGCTTGCAGGTCAACTACGGCGGCATCCAGGCCGTCAAGGGCGTTGACATGGAAGTCCGTCAGGGTGAGCTCGTGACGCTGATCGGCGCGAACGGCGCAGGCAAGACCACGACGATGAAGGCGATCACGGGTCTGAAGCCGTATTCGGCGGGCGATATCGAGTACGACGGCAAGTCGATCAAGGGCGTGCCGTCGCACGAGTTGCTCAAGCGCGGCCTCGCGATGGTGCCGGAAGGCCGCGGGATCTTCGCGCGGATGTCGATCATCGAGAACATGCAGATGGGCGCGTACCTGCGCAACGACAACGAGCAGATCAAGAAGGACGTCGACCGGATGTTCGGCTTCTTCCCGCGTCTGAAGGAGCGTGCGACGCAGCTGGCCGGCACGCTGTCGGGCGGCGAGCAGCAGATGCTGGCGATGTCGCGCGCGATTCTCTCGAAGCCGAAGCTGCTGCTGCTCGACGAGCCGTCGATGGGGCTGTCGCCGATCATGGTCGAGAAGATCTTCGAAGTGGTGCGCGAGATCTCGAAGGAGGGCATCACGGTGCTGCTGGTCGAGCAGAACGCGCGCCTCGCGCTGCAGGCGGCCGACCGCGGCTACGTGATGGACTCGGGCACGGTCACGATGGAAGGTGATGCGAAGAAGATGCTCGACGATCCGAAGGTGCGGGCCGCGTATCTGGGTGAATGA
- a CDS encoding ABC transporter ATP-binding protein, translating to MSDKQIRLSVQGVNKRFGGLQALSDVGLEIKEGEIYGLIGPNGAGKTTFFNVITGLYTPDSGEFKLDGTEYKPTAVHQVAKTGIARTFQNIRLFGGMTALENVMVGRHVRTKHGLLGAVFQTPAERKEEREIKERAIELLEYVGVLQYADYTSRNLSYGHQRRLEIARALATDPKLLALDEPAAGMNATEKVELTRLLDKIRSDGRTILLIEHDVKLVMGLCNRMTVLDYGKVIAEGLPQDVQKNPKVIEAYLGAGVH from the coding sequence ATGAGCGACAAGCAAATCCGACTGTCCGTGCAGGGCGTGAACAAACGCTTCGGCGGGCTGCAGGCACTGTCCGACGTCGGCCTCGAGATCAAGGAAGGCGAGATCTACGGGCTGATCGGCCCGAACGGCGCCGGCAAGACGACGTTCTTCAACGTGATCACGGGCCTCTACACGCCGGACTCCGGCGAGTTCAAGCTCGATGGCACGGAATACAAGCCAACCGCGGTGCACCAGGTCGCGAAGACGGGCATCGCGCGCACGTTCCAGAACATTCGCCTGTTCGGCGGGATGACCGCACTCGAGAACGTGATGGTGGGTCGCCACGTGCGCACCAAGCACGGGCTGCTGGGCGCGGTGTTCCAGACGCCGGCCGAGCGCAAGGAAGAGCGCGAGATCAAGGAGCGTGCGATCGAGCTGCTCGAATACGTCGGCGTGCTGCAGTACGCCGACTACACGTCGCGCAACCTGTCGTACGGCCACCAGCGCCGGCTGGAAATCGCCCGCGCGCTCGCCACCGACCCGAAGCTGCTCGCGCTCGACGAGCCGGCGGCCGGAATGAACGCGACCGAGAAGGTCGAACTCACGCGCCTGCTCGACAAGATCCGCTCGGACGGTCGCACGATCCTGCTGATCGAGCACGACGTGAAGCTCGTGATGGGTCTGTGCAACCGGATGACGGTGCTCGATTACGGCAAGGTGATCGCCGAGGGTCTGCCGCAGGACGTGCAGAAGAATCCGAAGGTGATTGAGGCATATCTCGGCGCAGGGGTGCACTGA
- a CDS encoding ABC transporter permease subunit, translating to MTSIQPIESSTSLVEERNITKTVIIGLLTAVFVIAAPIIIGSAGGNYWVRVLDFAMLYVMLALGLNVVVGFAGLLDLGYIAFYAVGAYTAALLSSPHLTSQFEWIAALAPNGLHIPFLLIVPIAMALAATFGILLGAPTLRLRGDYLAIVTLGFGEIVRIFMNNLDRPVNITNGPKGITGIDPVHVAGFNLSQTHSLFGFQLPSVYMYYYLFVLCSLLVIWVCTRLQHSRIGRAWAAIREDEIAAKAMGINTRNVKLLAFAMGASFGGLSGAMFGSFQGFVSPESFTFWESIVVLACVVLGGMGHIPGVILGAVLLAIFPEFLRSTMSPLQHALFGHDIVDTEVIRQALYGLAMVIIMLYRSEGLWPAPKHEDRIAKLAKRASKKPVRA from the coding sequence ATGACATCCATTCAACCGATCGAATCCTCGACGTCGCTCGTCGAAGAACGCAACATCACCAAGACGGTCATCATCGGCCTCCTGACCGCGGTCTTCGTGATCGCGGCGCCGATCATCATCGGCTCGGCCGGCGGCAACTACTGGGTCCGCGTGCTCGACTTCGCGATGCTGTACGTGATGCTCGCGCTGGGTCTTAACGTGGTGGTCGGCTTCGCCGGCCTGCTCGACCTCGGCTACATCGCGTTCTACGCGGTGGGCGCGTACACGGCGGCATTGCTGAGCTCGCCGCACCTCACCTCGCAGTTCGAGTGGATCGCGGCGCTCGCGCCGAACGGGCTGCACATCCCGTTCCTGCTGATCGTGCCGATCGCGATGGCGCTGGCGGCCACCTTCGGGATCCTGCTCGGTGCGCCGACGCTGCGCCTGCGCGGCGACTACCTGGCGATCGTGACGCTCGGCTTCGGTGAAATCGTCCGGATCTTCATGAACAACCTCGACCGTCCGGTGAACATCACCAACGGCCCGAAGGGGATCACGGGCATCGATCCGGTGCACGTCGCCGGCTTCAACCTGTCGCAGACGCACTCGCTGTTCGGCTTCCAGCTGCCGTCGGTGTACATGTACTACTACCTGTTCGTGCTGTGCTCGCTGCTGGTGATCTGGGTCTGTACGCGCCTGCAGCACTCGCGTATCGGCCGCGCGTGGGCGGCAATCCGCGAAGACGAGATCGCGGCGAAGGCGATGGGCATCAACACCCGTAACGTGAAACTGCTCGCGTTCGCGATGGGCGCATCGTTCGGCGGCCTGTCGGGCGCGATGTTCGGTTCGTTCCAGGGCTTCGTGTCGCCGGAATCGTTCACGTTCTGGGAATCGATCGTCGTGCTGGCCTGCGTGGTGCTCGGCGGCATGGGCCACATCCCGGGCGTGATCCTGGGCGCAGTGCTGCTCGCGATCTTCCCGGAATTCCTGCGCTCGACGATGAGCCCGCTGCAGCATGCGCTGTTCGGTCATGACATCGTCGATACGGAAGTGATCCGTCAGGCGCTGTACGGCCTCGCGATGGTGATCATCATGCTGTACCGCTCGGAAGGCCTGTGGCCCGCGCCGAAGCATGAGGACAGGATCGCGAAACTGGCGAAGCGCGCCAGCAAGAAGCCGGTGCGCGCTTAA